The Lycium ferocissimum isolate CSIRO_LF1 chromosome 1, AGI_CSIRO_Lferr_CH_V1, whole genome shotgun sequence genome includes a region encoding these proteins:
- the LOC132066130 gene encoding uncharacterized protein LOC132066130, producing MDSMIKLVGELVSPEFDIPKSYYEAKRLVSKLGLSYDRIHCCPNGCMLFYKQDVDLNECKICGHARYKRTPSGKTVPIKAMHYLPIIPRLKRLFASPSSAPHMRWHSENRRPPGVMCHPSDGEAWKHFDRTYPDFASESRNIRLGLCADGFTPYSVSAAPYSCWPVFLTPYNLPPEMCMTSPYIFLNCVIPGPRNPKVLIDVYLQPLIDELKQLWCEGVVTYDISTKSNFNMRASLMWTVNDFPAYGMLSGWMTAGKLACPHCMETSKAFTLKHGHKNSWFDCHRQFLPMDHQFRKMKQAFRKNKIENDPPPRTLSGEEIWGRVCHLPKVTEVAPYRLHGYGVEHNWTKQSIFWELPYWKDNLLRHNLDVMHIEKNYFDNLFNTVMDVKGKTKDNPKARLDLKEYCRRPELNLQELANNKVFKPKASFSFTLEEKRQICQWIKNLRMPEGYASNFDKRADMNEGKLIGMKSHDCHVFMETLIPIAFSRLRKNMETNHRDKFVLQGFMF from the coding sequence ATGGATTCAATGATTAAGCTTGTAGGGGAACTAGTTAGTCCGGAATTCGACATACCTAAGAGTTACTATGAAGCAAAGAGattggtttccaaattaggattgTCGTATGATAGAATTCATTGTTGTCCAAACGGTTGTATGTTGTTCTATAAGCAAGATGTTGATTTAAATGAATGTAAAATATGTGGACATGCGCGTTATAAGCGGACACCAAGTGGGAAGACGGTTCCAATTAAGGCGATGCATTATTTACCTATTATACCTaggttaaagaggttgtttGCATCGCCGAGTTCTGCTCCTCACATGAGATGGCACAGCGAAAATAGAAGGCCACCTGGTGTTATGTGTCATCCATCGGATGGAGAAGCGTGGAAACATTTTGATAGAACTTATCCTGATTTTGCTAGTGAATCAAGAAACATTCGTTTGGGTTTGTGTGCGGATGGTTTCACACCATACTCTGTTTCGGCTGCACCCTATTCTTGTTGGCCTGTATTTCTTACTCCATATAATCTACCGCCTGAGATGTGTATGACAAGTCCCTATATATTCCTAAATTGTGTTATCCCTGGTCCTCGTAatccaaaagttttgattgatgtCTATCTACAGCCTTTGATTGATGAGTTAAAACAATTGTGGTGTGAAGGTGTAGTGACATATGATATATCAACTAAGAGCAATTTCAATATGCGTGCTTCTTTGATGTGGACTGTTAACGATTTTCCTGCGTATGGGATGTTGTCTGGTTGGATGACTGCTGGAAAGCTTGCTTGTCCTCATTGCATGGAAACTAGTAAAGCtttcactttaaaacatggccacaaaaattcatggtttgattgtCATCGTCAATTCTTGCCTATGGATCACCAATTCAGGAAAATGAAACAAGCATTTAGaaagaataaaattgaaaatgatcCCCCACCTCGAACATTGTCAGGAGAAGAAATTTGGGGGAGGGTTTGTCACTTGCCTAAGGTCACAGAAGTTGCCCCTTATAGACTACATGGTTATGgtgttgaacataattggactaAACAGAGCATATTCTGGGAGTTACCGTATTGGAAGGATAATCTTCTACGGCATAATCTTGATGTGatgcatattgaaaaaaattactttgataaTTTGTTCAACACTGTTATGGATGTTAAAGGCAAAACAAAAGATAACCCAAAAGCTAGATTGGACCTAAAGGAATATTGTAGGCGCCCTGAATTGAACTTGCAAGAGTTAGCGAATAATAAAGTGTTCAAACCCAAGGCTAGTTTTTCATTCACTTTGGAGGAGAAACGACAGATTTGTCAATGGATTAAGAATTTGCGGATGCCAGAGGGGTATGCGTCTAATTTTGACAAGCGTGCTGATATGAATGAAGGAAAATTAATTGGTATGAAAAGTCATGATTGCCATGTTTTCATGGAAACTTTGATTCCTATTGCATTTAGCCGCCTACGGAAGAATATGGAAACCAATCACAGAGATAAGTTTGTTCTTCAAGGATTTATGTTCTAA
- the LOC132056956 gene encoding patatin-17-like, translated as MATARSFFVLLFLVLTTTGTASPEVGQMVTVLSIDGGGIRGIIPAIVLAFLEGKLQELDNDKNARLADYFDMVAGTSTGGILATMITAPNENDRPFSAAKDIVSFYLEHGPKIFPPRPWWFQLIAPKYNGEYLHKVLQEKLGETRLHQALTDVVIPTFDIKKFQPIIFSKSKLANSPYLDAKMSDIGYSTAAGPTYLPPHYFVTDDGQGNQYEFNLVDGGIAAGNPALIALSAATKRATEADPKYVSIKAMNYKHILLLSLGTGNTDDFRKTFTAQKAARWGAVDWLTHNNSNPLLQIASAASSYMNDYYIATMFHALGAQKNYLRIQENALTGSTTVMDNATEANMKLLVQVGENLLKKPVSKEDPETVEEALKRFAKLLSERKKHQASKASQ; from the exons ATGGCAACTGCTAGATCTTTTTTCGTTTTACTTTTTTTGGTATTAACAACTACTGGAACAGCATCCCCGGAGGTGGGACAAATGGTGACAGTTCTTAGCATTGATGGAGGTGGCATTAGAGGAATCATTCCTGCTATTGTTCTTGCTTTTCTTGAAGGCAAGCTCCAG gaattGGATAACGATAAAAATGCAAGACTTGCAGATTACTTTGATATGGTTGCAGGAACAAGTACCGGTGGCATATTGGCCACTATGATAACTGCACCAAATGAAAATGATCGGCCCTTCTCTGCTGCCAAAGATATTGTATCCTTTTACTTGGAGCATGGCCCAAAgattttcccacctcg TCCCTGGTGGTTTCAACTTATTGCCCCCAAATATAATGGAGAATATCTTCACAAAGTTCTACAAGAAAAGTTGGGAGAGACTCGTTTGCATCAGGCTTTAACAGATGTTGTCATTCCAACTTTTGACATCAAGAAGTTTCAGCCAATAATATTCTCAAAGTCAAAG TTGGCAAATTCTCCTTATTTGGATGCTAAGATGTCTGACATAGGCTACAGCACGGCAGCAGGTCCAACTTATTTGCCTCCACATTACTTTGTGACTGATGATGGTCAAGGAAATCAGTATGAGTTCAATCTTGTTGATGGTGGTATCGCTGCTGGTAATCCG GCCTTAATTGCCCTTAGCGCAGCAACCAAACGTGCAACAGAAGCGGATCCAAAATACGTCTCTATCAAGGCAATGAACTACAAACATATTTTGTTGCTCTCATTAGGCACTGGCAATACTGATGATTTTCGTAAGACATTCACTGCACAAAAGGCAGCTAGATGGGGTGCTGTTGATTGGCTAACTCATAATAATTCCAACCCTTTACTACAAATTGCATCTGCAGCAAGTTCTTACATGAATGATTATTACATTGCTACTATGTTTCACGCTCTTGGTGCTCAAAAGAATTACCTCAGGATTCAG GAAAATGCGCTAACAGGTTCAACTACCGTAATGGATAATGCTACAGAGGCTAATATGAAATTACTGGTACAAGTTGGTGAAAACTTGTTGAAGAAACCAGTCTCCAAAGAGGATCCTGAAACCGTTGAAGAAGCTCTAAAGAG GTTTGCGAAGTTGCTCTCAGAAAGGAAGAAACACCAAGCAAGCAAAGCGTCTCAATAA